A DNA window from Daucus carota subsp. sativus chromosome 3, DH1 v3.0, whole genome shotgun sequence contains the following coding sequences:
- the LOC108214074 gene encoding uncharacterized protein LOC108214074, translating to MVVTRRSGNNAAEKMVVRSPKKRPTTKRGLKCRKPQHKQPSKKELVTPCRGRAEEAETENVGGEEIMPLDISSGEESKPQVDHLSMLKSYKPPSYVNTSQENLKTLMDAAAILKDELVSHLEKTAHKLDTVDMLRSANKCFTALKLLKVDYEAFHGEVHKLIKHTLELSGDKEKSTCTDLGLKVAYEKSVSNVNAAREKLTAAEYNLMNAKTDYDYTIEKIKKLKAVLHKLEVEAATERDGIENLTSKRDHCNEAFSLAVRIKLPYEEVLGSLERLWELV from the exons ATGGTGGTTACGAGAAGATCAGGAAACAATGCTGCAGAGAAGATGGTTGTTAGATCACCCAAGAAAAGACCAACCACAAAAAGGGGTCTGAAATGCAGGAAGCCGCAGCACAAGCAACCATCTAAGAAGGAGCTTGTCACTCCTTGTAGAG GTCGAGCAGAGGAAGCAGAAACTGAAAATGTGGGAGGAGAGGAGATAATGCCTCTTGATATTTCTTCGGGTGAAGAATCAAAACCTCAGGTTGACCATTTATCAATGCTCAAGTCATACAAGCCACCTTCTTATGTTAACACTTCACAGGAGAATCTCAAGACACTAATGGATGCAGCGGCTATACTTAAGGATGAGTTGGTGTCGCACCTAGAAAAAACTGCACATAAACTGGACACTGTTGACATGCTTAGAAGTGCTAATAAATGTTTCACAGCATTGAAGTTGCTGAAAGTTGATTATGAAGCATTTCATGGCGAAGTTCACAAGTTGATCAAGCATACCCTGGAGCTCAGCGGAGATAAGGAGAAGAGCACATGTACTGATTTGGGGCTGAAAGTTGCTTATGAAAAGAGTGTGTCTAATGTTAATGCTGCCAGAGAAAAGCTAACTGCTGCTGAATATAACTTGATGAATGCTAAAACTGATTATGATTACACAAtcgaaaaaatcaaaaagcTCAAAGCGGTATTACACAAGCTTGAGGTGGAGGCTGCCACTGAAAGAGATGGAATTGAGAATTTGACATCCAAGAGGGATCATTGTAATGAGGCTTTTTCACTTGCTGTAAGGATTAAACTGCCATATGAAGAAGTCCTGGGGTCACTTGAGCGCCTCTGGGAACTTGTGTGA
- the LOC108210789 gene encoding amino acid transporter AVT6C, which yields MAPAKNATGPHAPLLGLRPAKRASTSGAVFNVSTSIIGAGIMSIPATLKVLGVAPAFILIVLVAVLVDISVEFMLRFTYAGETMTYAGLMKESFGRVGSVAVQICVMITNFGCLIIYLIIIGDVLSGNLQDGSVHLGVLQEWFGIHWWNTRAFALLFTVVFILLPLVLFRRVESLRFSSAVSVLLALVFVGICSVMAISALLEGKTNTPKLIPELDSRASFFNLFTAAPVIVTAFTFHFNVHAIGGELGEASKMTSAVRISLVLCSGIYFTIGIFGYLLFGDSINADILVNFDQGSGSAMGSLLNDVVRLSYAFHLMLVFPLLNFSLRSNLDELLFSKKPTLATDNRRFLVLTLVLLVLTYLVAIAIPNIWYFFQFLGSTSAVFLAFIFPGAIAIRDVHGISSKRDKITGATMIILAVITSLIAISSNIYSWAGDSS from the exons ATGGCTCCTGCAAAAAATGCCACTGGCCCTCATGCTCCGTTGCTCGGCTTGCGGCCCGCGAAGCGAGCATCGACATCAGGGGCAGTGTTTAATGTCTCGACCAGCATTATAGGAGCTGGAATTATGTCCATACCAGCAACTTTGAAAGTGCTAGGTGTGGCTCCAGCTTTCATCTTGATTGTTCTGGTTGCGGTTCTGGTAGACATTTCTGTGGAGTTCATGTTGAGGTTTACGTATGCCGGTGAGACCATGACTTATGCTGGATTGATGAAGGAGTCATTTGGAAGAGTGGGATCTGTGGCAGTTCAGATTTGTGTGATGATCactaattttggttgtttgatcaTATATCTTATTATTATCG GAGATGTATTATCAGGAAACCTGCAAGACGGATCAGTTCACTTGGGCGTACTGCAAGAATGGTTTGGCATCCACTGGTGGAATACTCGTGCTTTCGCTCTCCTTTTCACTGTTGTATTCATTCTGCTTCCATTGGTCCTCTTCCGTCGTGTAG AATCATTAAGGTTTAGTTCTGCAGTATCAGTTCTGTTAGCATTGGTGTTTGTGGGAATATGCTCAGTAATGGCAATCTCAGCGCTCCTGGAAGGCAAAACAAATACTCCGAAACTAATACCTGAATTGGACAGCAGGGCCTCCTTCTTCAACCTCTTCACTGCAGCTCCTGTTATTGTCACTGCATTTACATTTCATTTCAATG TTCATGCTATTGGAGGGGAGCTCGGGGAGGCATCGAAGATGACCTCAGCTGTTCGGATTTCTCTAGTACTATGTTCTGGAATCTACTTTACCATTGGGATCTTTGGATACCTGCTGTTTGGAGATTCGATTAATGCAGACATACTAGTGAATTTTGATCAGGGTTCTGGATCAGCAATGGGATCTTTGCTAAATGATGTAGTCCGATTAAGCTACGCATTCCACCTAATGCTGGTGTTTCCTCTGTTGAACTTCTCTTTGAGGTCCAACCTTGATGAGTTACTCTTCTCTAAGAAGCCTACTCTGGCAACTGACAACAGAAGATTTTTGGTTCTTACCTTGGTTTTGTTAGTTTTAACTTACTTGGTAGCTATAGCCATCCCAAATATCTGGTATTTCTTTCAGTTTCTAGGATCAACTTCTGCAGTCTTCCTTGCATTCATCTTTCCAGGCGCCATTGCTATCAG GGATGTTCATGGCATATCTTCTAAACGGGACAAGATTACTGGAGCAACAATGATAATATTAGCTGTAATTACCAGCTTAATTGCTATTTCCAGCAACATATACAGCTGGGCAGGGGACAGTTCTTGA